TGGTGTTCTTCTCCCTGAGGTCAAAGACCCTGAACCCTAGTGGTCCCACTTCAGGGTAGTCCTGTGAGACATATGGGTTGTCCCTTCCAACCATCTCACCGCAAACAACAAGGTCACCATGGTCAGAGAAGAATTCATCAAGGTCCATGAGCTCCAGTGCCTTCCGGGTTGTGAAGGGGCATATATGGCCTCCACGTGTGAGTGCAACCGTATCACCAGATGAAAGGCGTGTTATGCGGACATTGTAGCCGTTCATCTTCTCCTCGACTGCAACGCTGTCACTGAAGTGTTCCATCAGGGTGGGTGATAGCAGAAGCGTTCTCCTTATCTTTGGAAATCCCCGGATGACTTCAACCTCATCTCCAGTGTAAATCACTGTGCCCGCCTCAAGGTCCATGAGGGACTTTTTAAAAATTAAAGCATTAACACCTCCCTCTTCAGTGACCCTGATGGCGCCCCTGTCAAGTCCATCTTTCAGCCTTGCAGAGGGAATCCCTGTTTTCTCCGTAATCTCATGGAAAGGAATGTCTGTATTCATCAGATTCACGCTGATCATTCAGTAATCATGTTTATTTGGGTTTAATCAAAAAATAAAGGATTAGAAGACACCCTCTATTTCAACTATGAGGTCAAGGATGTCTGTCTTTGTCACTATACCCTCAAGTTCCCCGTCCACAACAGGGAAGCCACCGTAACCTGTCTCCATCATCATTGATGCGAGATCAGTTACCGGAGTATCTGCCTCAACGGTTCTGACGTTCTGTTTCATTATATCCTCAACTAGAAGGTTTCTTATCCTTGATGATTTGTGTTTATCTGGGACCACCTTCCTGAAGTTTATAACTGCACGTGTCATGTCCTTTGCTGTGAGTATACCTGCGAGTTTTCCTCCATCCATTACCAGCAGACGTCCTATGCCTGCATCAATCATCATTCTCCTTGCATGGACAGCCCTCTCTTGGGGGGATACCGTTATCATCTCTGTGCTCATCACATCGCCTGCAGTGTACCTTTCATATGCCCTTCCCCTGCATATATCAAGGAGGTCTGATTTAGTCACGATTCCCAGTATCTCATCATCAAGGACAACAGGGAGGCTTCCTATGTTGTTCTCGAGCATGAGGCTTGCTGCGTTTCCTGCGTCCATGTCTGGATCCGCGGTTATGAGTTCCCCTGTCATGACCGTTGAGACATGGAAGTGGGATGGGGCCATGTTTCCGTACCTTGATGATCCCAGTTTTATTGCTATGTCCTTCTCGGTGACTATCCCCACAAGTTCCCTCTCATGTTCGCTGTTTGTGTTGATGACAAGTAGCCTTGATACGTTTTTCTTGCCCATTAATCGAAGGGCGTCGCAGACGTTCTGGTCCTTATCGATGCAGACAGGGTCCTCTGACATGATATTTTTAATTATCATACTCTCCACCTACTGTATCCCGCTTATTATATCTGTTTTTGTTATTATTCCCACCAGTTCATCATCCTCAACAACTGGCAGTCCGCTTATGCCGTTATCAAGCATCAGTGAAGCCGCCTCTGATGCATCGGCTGAGGGTTCGACTGTTATGACGTCCTCGGTCATTATATCGCCGGCAGTTAACATTGCAATTGTCCTGGCCCTCCTCTTCTCCTCGGATGCGCGGCTTATGAAGTAGACCCTTTCAACCGGTATGCCCCTCTCAGGGTCCTCGAATGTTGCAAATGAGAGGTTCTCAGAGGTTATTATTCCCTCAACAGCCCCGTTCCCGGTTACAACAACCCTTGATATGCCGTTCTCCTCCATGATATCTATAACATGGGCCAGTGTATGGTTGGCTGTCACCGTTTTAACGTCCCGGGTCATTAAATCCTCAACCTTCCATCTGCCGGCGCACCTGTCCTTGAAGAATCTGAGAAGGTCCCTCTTGGTTATGATGCCTGCAAGTTCCTCTCCATCCATCACAAGGAGTGAGCCTATTTTCTTCTTGAGCATCAGGTCGGCGGCTTCCCTTGGAGTGGCGTTGATATCCACGCTGATGGGGTTTTCGTTCATGACCCTTCTTATTGATATCTTATCTATGGGTCTCCTCTTCCATGCTGGTCCGTTGATTCTCAGCTTCCTTGTTATGTCCGTCTCTGTGACGATACCTGCTGGTTTCCCCTTGGAGTCCACTACGACTACCCTGCTTATGCCGTGCCTTAACATGAGGTTCCTGGCGTATGCAACCTGCTGTGTGTCTTCCATGACAAAGACTTCATCTGTCATTATACTTCCAACGTTCATGGGACCACCTAAGCTGTTATTGCCCTTAAAAGGTCGCTCTCTGTTATGATTCCCCTGAGGTTTCCATAGTCCACCACTGGCAGACCACCAATTCCATGTTTCTCCATGATCTCACAGACCTCTCCAAGGGTTGTTGTTGATGTGACGGTGCAGACCTCCCTTTCCATGATTTCAGATACAGGTGTGGCGAGAACCTCCTCGGCACTGTTGGTCTTCATTGAGTTGAATGCCTGGTTCCTTCCAAGGAACTCGAGTATATCGGTGGAGGTAACAATTCCAACAAGTTTTTCCTCCTCTGGGTGGGGTGTTCTTCGCTCCTCACCAACAACGGGTATTCTCCTGAGCCTGTTTCTTACCATTATCTTGGAGGCGCCCTCTATCGGTGTTCCAGGTGTTGTTGTTATAACATCAGCTCTCATGTAATCCTCCGTGACCTCATCGATGAATACACCCGCCATGAGGAGCACGAAGTCCCTTTCGGATACTATACCTGCTATTCTCCCCTCATCATCCACAACCGGCAGGGCGCCGACACTGTTTTCCAGCATCATGGTAACCGCATCTGATATGGAGTCCCTGGTGGTTATGTGGATGACATCGCGTGTCATTATACTCTTAACCTGTTCGTTGACCGCTGCGAGGAAGTTATCATCGTATTTGTTATCCAGGATCTTGAATTTATCTCCCCCTCCTAAAAAGTCCAGGATGTCCATGGCCGTTACTATCCCCTGGAGCTTCCCTGTTCCGGGGTTTGTTATGGGAAGCCTCCTGAATTTGTTCTTAACCATTATCTCCGCTGCTTCCTTGATGGTGGCTGTCTGTGGTATGGAAATTACTTCCTTCCTGGCGATTGTCATGACATCGCCTTCATGGTCGAAGTTTCTGCTCTCGAATTCAATGGGACCACGGTCCCTAGACTTTACCAGGTTTATGGTGTCTTTTTTTCTCATTTACACACCTCTCTGGGAGATATACTTACATGAAGTAAGTATCGTTATTACCCAAACTAATATTTTTAATAAAAATTAATTTCTCGTTGATGGGACTTTCAGGTTTCATCAAGCCACCATTTCACTTGATATATGCTTCCAGGACATCCTCCCTGGACACTATACCCAGGAGATCCGCCTCCTTAACCATGCTAGGGTCACTCTTCACAAATACCGGGTTTTCAACCACGGGGATCCTTCCAATATCCTTCTCCAGCAGGAGGGAGGCGGCCTTTTCAGAAGGAGTATCCGGTGTTATGGCAACGGGGGGTGTTTTCATTATCTTCTCAACCGCCACGGATTTCACTTCACCTGATTCCCTGTGTATCCTTGCGTGGCCGTACCTCAGAAGGTCCTTCCTGGTTATGATGCCTATCATTTTACCATTCTTCATCACAGGAAGGCCTGAAAACCCTGATTCATCCATAAGATCCCATACAGCTGAAAGCTGGTCGCTGTGTTCACATGTAACAGGGTCCGGGGACATTATCTCACTTACAGGGCTTCTGACCGGCTCATAGCCATTTTCAAGGAAGCCTGATATGAGGTCTATGACACTTAGTATTCCCACAAGCTTCATGCTGTCGGTTGACTCAACAACAGGAGCCTGTATCTCACCGGCCTTTAAAAGTTCGGATGCTGCCCTCATAGCATCCATCTCAGGGGTCAGGATAACCTTCGGTTTCTCCATTATACCCCTGGCCTCAAGATTTGACTTGGTTGCTGTGATGTTAAGCACATCACCCCTTGTTATAAGACCCCTCAGTTTCTCCCCCTCAACCACAGGGACGCATCTGAAATCCTCATCCCTTAAAATGGATCTTACTCTAGTGGCAGCAGTTTCAAGTGAGACTGAGACGGGATTTAAAGTCATTACGTCTCTTACAAACAAATTATTCACCCTCTAGGTCCTCTTTACACTCCTCACATATGTATCTACCATCATACTCCTCAAGGTATTCCTCATAGTTACCGCAGACCTCGCACACCCCTGGGACAGAGCGCTCATTCTCAGGTGTGAGTGCCCTGTTCTCCTCAATCCTTGCATTCTCAACAAGGATTTCGGTGAGTTCAGGGGCGACCATCATAACGTCGGAAGATGTGAGTATCCCCACCAGTGCACCGTCCTTAACCACTGGCAGTCTCCTTATACTGTTCTTTGCCATCAGCCTTGCAGCGTCACTGAGCTCCCTTTCAGGTTCTATGCTTATGAGGTTGCGGCTCATTACCTCGCCAATTGTAACCTTGCTGGCAGGCAAGTCCTTGGAAACCACCTTCCTTATAATGTCACTCTCTGTTATGAGTCCTTCAGGTTCGGAGTTGCTCTTCACAATGATGCTTCCGACCTTCTTTTCTGTCATTATCGATGCTGCTTCTGCAACGCTGATGCCAGGGTCTGCTGTTATAACATTCGATGTCATGGCATCATGGACTGTAACCTTTGTTTCCATTTCCATCTGAAAACCTCCTACCTAAGGCCAAGGGCCCTATGCATCTGTGGTATAACGTAAACATCCATATACTTTCCGGCTTCCTGAGACATTTCAAGCAGGCGAGGAGTGTACAGAGCCCACTGTGCAGGGGGACTGCAGGGCTGTATAACCATTGAAAGTTTTTCAGGGTCATCAACGCCTTCACGGAGCCGCATGGCAAGGGCCCCAATGTATTCAGCCCCCGTTGTGGGCATCACAACCACCTTACAATATGTATTTACACCTTTTGATATTAATATGTTTATGACTTGAATCTCCCGATCAATGAGGTCATCTGGCCCGGATATATCGGATTCTGTAATATTTCGGTTGAAATCCCCTGAAAAATGTTCAGATGTTTTAATATCCACTGATGCGTAATCAAAGAGGTGGGATATCTTCCGGGCGCTGGCCGGGAGAGAGCCGTTGGTTTCAAGAAGAGCACTCCAGGGGGAATCATCAAGGAATTCCCTGATAAAGTCAGGGTAAAGAAGCGGTTCACCCCCCGTGATGCTCAGTGAATGAAAATCAGGTGTCATGAGGTTTTCAACCATTCCTAGAAGCTGATCTGCTGAGAGTTCCTCTCCACATGAGGGGTCCCTGCTCTCTGGCGTGTCGCAGTAGCTGCAGTTAAGGTTGCAGCCTGCGAAACGTATGAAAATCTGCCTCTTCCCTAAAAGGAGGCCCTCACCCTGGATGCTGCTGAAGACCTCCATGATGGGTGCCTTCATGTGAATCACCGGGATATAGTGGAGATGGCCCCCTGTCCTATTCCCTCATTTACGCATACCTCAACCGAGGATATGTCGTACTTTCTGCCAAGCTCCTTAAAGAGGGTGGAGGCAAAGTAACGTGAAAGTTCCTCTGCAGAGGTGGATTCAAGGTCAAGGAGGCAGCAGTCCTCCTCGGGTATACTGTACTCCTTACCACCAATCTCAAATTTGATGTTTCCGCTTGTTGATGAGAAATTTATGAGCGGACTTCTGAGGGGTATGAGGAGTTTATGGTCAAATCTGCTACATAGTTCTCTCACCACTGCCTTAACGTCCTTGAAGTCAGCCACGAATCCGTGTTTGCCGCTCCTTTTTCCCTCAACCTTAACGTCAACTATGTATGAATGTCCATGTATGCATCCGCATGACTCGTGTTCAGGTATCATGTGTGCCGCTGAAAACCTTAAATTGGCATGTATCCCGTTGATAACTATTTTCATGTTAACCACATCAGAAGTTTCTCTGCCTCTTCAGAAGATTCTGGTTTTGCATATGTCCTCCTCGATGGAGTCAATCTCATGTATGTATGCCATGGCAACATTCTCTGCTATCTGCACCACGCCCTCCCTTCCAAGTTCAGGCCTCTCATCCAGGAGCCCCACGGTATCCACATCATCCGGTGTACCCTTCTCATGGATGTTCACACCCAGGTGTATCTTCATGCTGGATACCGAGGCAGTTGCTATGGAAACAGTTAACTTGGATGAACCTATGTAGAGGTCATCACCCTCCCTACTGATCTCGAATCCATGACCCCGAAGTTCCTCCATTAACAGCATGACCAGAATCCTCTGCCTGTGATATGATAATCGCAGGCTTGATGGCTGTTCATCAAAGTGTTCAACAATGAAGTGGAGGACATTCTCAGACTTTATCTCAAGGTCAACATCCTCGTAGTCCACGATGTTCTTCACATCCATTGGGCCTATCCAGGTTATTATGCTTGAACCCTTTATTCCCAGTTCACTGAGGGCCCATGCAGGTTCTATCTGGCTTCCATCATAAAGGATAGGGTCCTCGAGGTGCTCATATATCATTCAATCACCATCTAAATATTTGGAGGTGGTCCTATAAGTAGGATTTGAGTCACGTGGAAAGCGTAACAGAGATCCCCATGGGGAAGTGATTCCATGTCTGAGCTTCCCATGTGCTTGAAGTCAGTCAAGAACCAGTAGCTCCCTGTAACCGGTTCTATCATCCATCAACCTTCTCAGTTTACCATGATAGGGTATCACCGCAAGTTCTACGGTTGTCCTTACCCTGCAATAACCCTTGAGGTGTCCGCCAAGCACACTTCCAGAGGAATCAGCCACTGCAATGTGGATGTGGACACCATCGCCTGTGATTGTCCCCTGAAGGGATATTATTTCAAGGGGGCCCTCAACCGTAAGGATGCTCTCATCCGCTGTCCTTATCCTCACACCATGGAGGCTACCTATACCCGATACAACGGCGCCCTCAACTTCCAGGGCCTCCATCTCAGCCATGAGATCCATGCCGGGCTCAAGTCTTAGGAGAATCATATTAAATGATTTGCAGATCCGCCCTCATTTAATTATCCATGGGATCCAGATAACCAGAAAGAGATACAGCCCCTCTGATACATCCAGAAGAATATGAAAAGCTTTATAGTTACATCATGCATTTAATTTACCTATGAAAGCCCGAATCCGTGACTTCATATACACCTCTGATGACCTATTCTTTGCTGTTACATCATACGTTCATCCAGAAGACAGGATACTATCCTTTTTACGCTACATACCCGACAGTGAAGGTGAAAGGTCCCTGAATTCTGCAAGATACTCAAAGGTGAATTCTGAGCTGGCCTACAAATTCCTTGAGGAAAACCACCCGGACTATCTCCACCACTATGATGAGCTTGGTGTACTCATGATGGGTGTGCCAAAAGAAAGGGTGGAGAAGATACTGAGGCCAGACGAGCGCCTTCTGAATATAATGGAATCCCCAACCGATCAGCTGCTTGCCAGGGTTGTGATGATTGCAGACACCTTGCATGATGCTGCAGGGATCCCCTACAGTTCCATGGGGGTTTCAGGTTCAGTTCTTCCTGGATTATATGACCCTCTGAATTCCGATATCGACTTTGTGGTTTACGGTTTGAGGAACCACCGGAGGGCCATGGAAGCCTTCGGTGAACTTAAGGGGGACCCTGAGAGTCCGCTGAATGGGCTGGATGAGGAACAGCTCATGAAGGTCTACAGAAAAAGAATAACCGATGATACACTCTCCTTCAGGGAGTTCTGCTGGTATGAGATGAGAAAGAACAACAGAGGGATAATTGATGGAACCCTATTCGATATCCTCGCTGCAAGGGACTGGAGTGAAATCCAGGGTTCATGGGCCGATACAACCTATGAGGACTGCGGCAGGGTGACCGTCGAGTGCACGGTATCTGACGCTATCGAGGCATTTGATAACCCTGCAAGGTACCTTGTGGAGGATGTCAGTGTAATTGAGGGGCCCGAAGCTGAAATCACTGAGGTTGTGTCCTTCACACATACCTATGCGGGGCAGGCCAGGGAGGGTGAAAGGATAATCGCAAGGGGTAAGCTTGAAAGGTTCAGTGGAAGGGAAAACGGATACCGGGTTGTTGTGGGGACAACAAGGGAGGCCGAGAACGAGTTCATAAAGCTAAAGGAACTCAGATTATAAAATAAACAGGTGAAAAACACATACTTTAAAGTAAAAAAGAAAGTGGGTTTATTAAACCGTGGTGAATGCTGATCTGAAGTCCGCTGCCATCATGTTACCTGTGCTGGTCTTAACCGCAGTCCTTGGAACAGTGATGATGTATTTTGTACGTGCACGCCAGCTGCCAACAGGTTTTATGTAGAGCCTGTTACCCAGGATCCTCTTACTGATGGAGCTCAGCTTTCCAGTGGATGTCTTAACCGTTATCTTGCTGTAGGCCGGCCCTGCAATTATACTGTTACTGAAGGTTATAACAATAGTCTTGGTCCTTGAAACCCTTGTAGCACCATTTTTAGGGTCAATGTAGGTCACAGCAATTGCGGATGTGAAGGAAGAACTGAAATCAGAGGTGAGGGTAACCCCATTGACAGTTTTAACTGAGTTCCTTGGCACGGTAATTATATACCTGACTCCGGGGCTCCATCCACCATCAGGGGTAATGTAGAGCCTGTTACCACTTATACTCTTGGAAATCTTCTTGGAGACACCGGTGGATGTTTTGACCGTTATGTTACCGTAGGCAGCACCGGCGAGGATATTCTCACTGAAGGTTATAACAATCTTCCTGGTTGATGAAACTGAAAGGGTGCCGTTAGCCGGGTCAACTGAGAGGACACGTAATGGTTTGAAGACTGTAACATTAACCGGTGTCATGCTATTTACAGTCACGCTGTATGTTCCATTCTGAAGAAGGATGCTGAATGTCACCGTAACCGTTGAATGTACATCAACTTCGACGGTCTTCTGATCAACTATAGCGCCATCCACGACCAGCAATACAATCTCATTCTTTGAAAAATCACCGATATTTGTGATCTCAACCGTTACAGTGACATTTAATGGTTCAATTCCCTTCAAAGGTGTTACAGTGAGGTTACCGTAGTTTATTGTTGCAGGTATAATGTTCCTGTTCACTGTGAGATTATTGTTGGGTACACAGGCGTCCCTTATATTTTTGCCCTCCAGGAGCTGGGTTGTATCATTGTAGGGAACTGTTATGTTGACAACATGGATACCTGGTCCGAGGCCTACTGGCCTTGTGATGGTCTGTGTCTCGCCGTAATTGAGTGCGTTTATGTAGTGAACTGTTTCATTGCCATCACAGTTTATCTTAACCATGAACTGTCCTGTGGGGTCTATGCGTGTAAGGTTGGCCCTGCCGTTGTTCCTTATAATCACCTGAATGTTTGTGGGTGTTACCGTGGCATTAATCACTGCAAGGTCAACAATGAGGGGCCTCTGGTCTCCATGGGTTGTTGGTATATCACCAAGTCCATCCCCATTGGTGTCATTCCCTGAGTAATCTGACCAGTAGTTACCTATCTCTGTGTTGTTAAGGCGGTTACCGGCTACGAAGGAATACAAACCTTCTATGAGATAGTTTCCATAGATTTTATTATCGCTACCTGTGAGTTGAATATTGTAGCAGGTCGAATTAAATATCCTGTTAGCTGTTATGGTGTTGTTGACACCGTAATTGTAGATTCCAAAATTATTGTCGGTCATGTTATTATCAGATATTGTGTTGAAGGTGGCCCCGTTCATGGAAATTGAATAGATGTTTTTTTCAAATCTGTTCTGGGATATGGTGTTGTATGAGGAATCCTGAAGGTATACGCCAATATAGGTGAGAGTTATAGTGTTTCCTAAGATCAGGTTACCTGAAGAATTTATGAGATCTATTGCGTCTCCTCCGCTAGTTATGGTGTTAGCCCTAATTGTGCTGTTGGAGGAACCATTAAGTTTAATCCCCCCTGCTGTAGTGATGTAGCTAAGTGATACTGTGCAGTTGCTGGCATTCACAACTATTCCATAGTCATTACCACCGATTATATTGAATCCACGTATACCAACACCATCTGCCGTTACGTTGATTACGGGCCTATTAGGATCAGCTGGATTTATAACAACAGCTCCTCTGTGTATTGATGTGAGAAACACGTTTTCCTTGTTTATCTGTATATTCTCGGTGTAGGTTCCATCATCCACCCTTATAGTATCGCCAGGTCTGCAATCATCCAGTGCCCCCTGGATGGTGTCATAAACATCTCCTTTACTATTGTAAACAGCCCCCGAGGCTGTGCCGGAAAGGGCAGCCGCAAAAAAAGCAGCCAATAACAAAATAAAGACCTTTCTATACATACACCTCCCCCCATTTACTGAGATATATATTGAACAAAAAACAATATATAAGTTACTATTTATTTACTATTTAACCCAAAATTCCAAAATTTAGTGAAGAAGTATAACTTCAGGTCTCACCACGGTTCGGCTTTTCATCAGGAAGCGATGAAAATCAACTCAATTTCCCTGTTTCAGCGGAAAGCTGAACTATTTTAAACTGCAAATACGATAAATCATCAGTTGATAGTGAATAACAGTAAATGGAGTTATACCATTCATTTAATATGCATGGAGGTTTTCATGTGAATGTTGGACTCATAGGATTTGGAACAATCGGGGCGGGGGTTGTGGAGATATTCAACACTAACCATGACCTCATAAGAGAAAAAACTGGAAAGGACCTGAAACTCAAAAGGGTGGTGGACCTTGACATAGAAACTGACCGTGGCGTTGAGATAGACCCTGAGATACTCTCAACAGATGCTGATGATATCCTCAATGACCCTGAGATCGATATAGTGATAGAGCTCATAGGGGGCTATGAACCGGCCAGGAGCTTCATACTGAGGGCACTGGAAAATGGTAAGCACGTTGTAACAGCCAATAAGGCACTCCTCGCCAGGCACTGGGATGAGATAATGGCCACTGCAAGGGAGAATGGTGTGAGGATCGCATTCGAGGCCAGTGTGGGTGGGGGCATACCCGTGCTGAGGGCCCTAAACGAATCCCTTGCAGCCAACCGGATAAAATCCATTTACGGTATAATAAACGGCACAGCCAACTACATCCTCACAAGGATGGCCTCTGAGGGCATGGAATTTGATGATGTCCTTAGGGAGGCCCAGAGGCTCGGTTATGCTGAGAGAGACCCTACATTTGATATTGAGGGCCATGACACCGCCCAGAAGCTTATAATACTGGCTCTACTTGGTTTCGGGATTTATGTGCCCGAAGAGGACCTCCATGTGGAGGGTATAAGCAGTATAAGGCGTGATGATATTGAATACGCAAATAAGGAGCTCGGCTGCAGTGTTAAACTTCTTGCAACGGCCTCTCTGGATGATGGTGAGCTGGAAATGGGTGTCATGCCCTTCCTTGTACCCCATGAACACCTGCTTTCATCTGTAAATGGTGTATTCAACGGCATATACATCACAGGGGACTTCACCGGCCCTGTGATGTTCTATGGTAAGGGGGCGGGGCGGAGGGCCACTGCAAGTGCAGTTGTTGCAGACTGTATGGACATCGCCCTGAACCCTGAAAGTCCACTGCAGCCAGGACCCGGTGTCAGGATGGTTGAATCCATAAGGGAGTTCAGCAAAACCAGATCAAGGTACTATATCAGGCTTGATGCTGTTGACAGGCCAGGGGTTCTCCATGAGATAGCCGGGGCCTTCAGCAGGCATGAAATAAGCATTGAATCAGTTACACAGAAGGGTGCACTTGAGGGGGAATCTGTACCCATATACATAGTGACCCATGAGGCAACAGAGGGGGACATTCAGAGCGCCATCAGGGAGATATCTGAAATTCGGTGGGTTACAGGTGAACCTGTCCGCCTTAAAATACTCTAATTATTTTTAAATCTCCTCTTTTTATTTTTCAGGCTTATATATCACGTAAACCCCATGCCATGAGTTCCTTCATCCATGGTTTCCACCACCATACTTAATACTTATTAATAAATTAATAATATGGTGGTGAATCCTATGTCCGTTGCGGTTTCCATGATATCTGAATTCATGTTCTGTCCCATGAAGGTATATCTCCGTGAACTCCTGGGGATCAGTGAGCCGGGTAACAGGTTTGCAATAAGGTTAAGGGATGCCTACCTTGACTTCAGGGCAGCTGCTGAGAGCAGAGCCCGGAAGATTGACGAAGACATCGGGATGGATGAACTGGAATCCGTCCTCAGGGAGGACCTCAGGGGGATAATAAGGGGCCTTGATGAAACTGAAAG
This DNA window, taken from Methanothermobacter sp., encodes the following:
- a CDS encoding homoserine dehydrogenase, with protein sequence MNVGLIGFGTIGAGVVEIFNTNHDLIREKTGKDLKLKRVVDLDIETDRGVEIDPEILSTDADDILNDPEIDIVIELIGGYEPARSFILRALENGKHVVTANKALLARHWDEIMATARENGVRIAFEASVGGGIPVLRALNESLAANRIKSIYGIINGTANYILTRMASEGMEFDDVLREAQRLGYAERDPTFDIEGHDTAQKLIILALLGFGIYVPEEDLHVEGISSIRRDDIEYANKELGCSVKLLATASLDDGELEMGVMPFLVPHEHLLSSVNGVFNGIYITGDFTGPVMFYGKGAGRRATASAVVADCMDIALNPESPLQPGPGVRMVESIREFSKTRSRYYIRLDAVDRPGVLHEIAGAFSRHEISIESVTQKGALEGESVPIYIVTHEATEGDIQSAIREISEIRWVTGEPVRLKIL